The window CATTAACAGAAATAAGGAGGGAAAAGCATTCGTGCATTTCCCTCCTTATTTTTATCCTCCGAATAATACTCCAATTGGTAAGGGAACCAAAAATATATACTGAAACAGGATAAAAAAGGACACGGTCACTACAACTGAAGCGAGACTTGCATGGATGAGTTTTCTCTTATTGCTCTTTTCCTCTTCCCCCTTTTGCAGCCACCAGCTAATATAGCCAATGTACAGTAAACTCGCTGCAAAGAATCCGACCAATCCGATTAAGATACAATAACCAATCATACTTAAGCTCATAACCATTACTTTTTTCCCGTCAAGATCTTGAAACAGCTTTTTCTCTTCACGCTTTTTTAAGCTTAGAATAAAGTAAGCGATACTTAAAACCAGTAAAATCGCACCAACTGTTCGCGGAAACACATAACTCATTTCCGTCAGGCCTCTTGTCTCCCACAGGGCAATCACCGCAATAATAATTAAGATAACTGAAGAAACAACATCATGAACAACTCTTTGGCCTGCTTGCATTAAAAAAGACCTCCTTTTATCCGCTAATCTCCGGGTTACTTTTTTCGCTCTTTGCCTTCAATATAGAGCTAATAATTGGTCCTAATAGGGAAAGAACACATAAAACGATTAAAACCACTGAAATCGGACGGGTGAAGAACAATTCGAATGTACTTCCCTTTGCATTTGCTAGCAGCATCGATTGGGTAAGCCCTGTTTCAGCGATGGGTCCTAAAATAAGCCCTAGCACGATCGGAGCTGGATTAAACCCAGCATTTTTCATAATGTAAGCGAGAATTCCAAATCCAACGACTAAGGCAATATCGAAAAAGTTATTTCTAAGCGCATAAGAACCCACAACGGTTAAGAATATAATCGAAGGTGCTAAAATATAAGTCGGAAGGGCAATGACTTTTCCGATATACCTTGAAGAAAACAAACCTAAAAATAACATGACGACGTTCGCTATGATAAAGGCGACTAAAAAGGTATAGACAAGGCCTGAATGCTCTTGCATAAGATTTGGCCCAGGCTGAATCCCCTGCATCATTAATGCCCCCAAAATAACAGCTGCAGGTGCAGCACCGGGTATTCCAAGGGAAAGCAAAGGTACTAAAGACCCTCCAACTTCTGCATTGTTGGACGTTTCCGCGGCCATGACTCCATCGATATTTCCTTTACCAAACGAATCTTTCTCCTTTGAAAACCGTACAGCCGCGTCATAAGATAACAGGGCTGCTACATTTCCTCCCGCTCCTGGAATAATACCTGTGATGATTCCAATAACAGAGGAACGCAAGATAAAGATGGGCTTTTTAATTATGTAAAAAAATATAGTCTTTGCAACTCCTTTTTCCTTTTTCAGTGTTTTCTGGGATTCGATTTTATTGGAGATCATCGAAATCACTTCTGGGATACAGAAAAAGGCAATTAAGAGGACGACCATTTCTAATCCTGCCTGAAGTTCCGGGAATCCAAAAGTATATCTGGATTCACCTCCAACCGGTGATATCCCGATAGTTCCAAGCAAGAGTCCGATACATCCGCCGATTAGCCCCTTCAGCATGGACCCTGATGAGAGGGTGGATATCATTGTTAATCCTAGAATAGCCACCCAAAAATATTCAGGGGGTCCAAATTTTAATGCTAAACTAGCTAGGACAGGTGTGAGAAATAAAAGGGCAAATCCCCCAATAACCCCGCCGATTCCTGAGCTTACAGCCGCTGCTGCAAGGGCATACGACGCCTTTCCTTGTTTGGTTAACTGGTAACCATCGAATGTGGTCGCAATCGCAGACGGTGTGCCCGGTGTATTAACCAAAATAGCCGATATAGAACCGCCATAGATTCCGCCGATATAAAGACCGCCTAATGTAATAAGAGAGGTCTCTGGTTCCATCGTCCAAGTAAAGGGCAATAGCAATGCCAGCGCCATCGTTGCTGTCAAACCCGGTAATGCACCTACAATAATACCTGCCATGACACCGGCAAACATGAACAAAATATTGATTGGATCTATCAATGAACTGAATATCACTGGTAGTAAATCAAACACTCTCACACCTCCTAATATTATCAGCAATGGATTCTGTTCCGTTTTTCAAAAGGGGTCTGACCCAGAATATTAGTTAGGATCAGACTCCAGCTGCTATCCTAGAGAGCCGCTACTCTATTATCCTTCCATATCTTCAAGGATCCGGGTATACTGTTCTTTTTTCTCTTGAATGTACTCCTTTGAAGCCTCGTGACCCATTGTTTTTGGCTCAAAACCTTCTTCATACATTTGATCTTTCACACCAGGCTCTTCTAAAATGTCCAAAAATGCCTTTTCAAGAACTTTAATAATCTCAGGATCTGTTCCCGGCGGAACTGCTACGCCGCGGTCTATCCCTGCAGTCATGTCATAGCCTAATTCCTTAAATGTGGGAACATCAGGGAGAGGATCAAAAGTTTCCTCTGAACCAATTGCCAGTATTTTCATTTCATCTTTATAAGTAACAAGGTCATTAGAATTCCCAAGAAGAACTTCTGTATTTTTCCCTAGAAATGCTTGAAGGGATGGGGCACCTCCATCAAATGGTATATACTGCATTTTAATTCCGGCTAATTCCTGAAATTCCAAGAATGCCATGTGGTGACCTGTGTATGTCCCAGATCCTGCAACGGTAATCGATCCTGGATTCTCTTTCGCTTTATTTACAAGGTCTTCCACTGTATTAATCTCACTATCTTTCGAAACCGCAATCCCAATCGGAGTGGCTTGCATAATGACAACAGGTACAATATCTTCTGTTTTGTAGCCTGTATCTTTATTGGATAGAGGCTGCAGGATAATGTGAGGAATGTTCATCCCAGATAAGAAATAACCGTCTGGATCCTTATTCGCTAATTCACTCCATCCAACTGCACCACCGCCGCCAGGCTTATATTGGATCACAATTTTTTCACCCAGATATTCTTCTAGGTAGGGCTGCTGACGCCTTGCCTCTACATCTGACTGACCGCCTGGTTCAAATGGTAAGCTATACGTAATCGACTTCGAAGGATAATCAGAAACGTCTTCTGAGCCCCCTGCATTGGTCGAACAGGCAGCTAATAGGTATAACCCAGCCACGAATAAAAATAAACCATAAACTTTTTTCATACTTTACCTCCTCGTTTTCATGTTTTTTCAAATCACCCGTCTTGGAAGCGCTATCATTTTTCAGGAAATGAATCTGCCTCTTCTTGAGACATATTATGGATTAGTGATTTTTCTACACTAACTAAATGATTCAGCATTGCTTCTTTTGCTAGCTCGGGATCCCTTGTTTTTAACGCATCCACAATTTCTTGATGCTCTTGAACTGATTGGCTCACTCTTCCCGGAATCTTCATCGATTGAATCCTCATTTCCTCTAACAAATCAATTAAGCTCATCATGATTCGAAATAAGAATGAATTTCCGGAAAGCCTAGCTAAAGTTAAATGAAACTTATGATCTAAGTTAGACAGCTGTTCAATACTTGCATTTTCTTTAATTAATCCTTTTGCGTTATCTACGATTGCAGATAATTCCCGCAAATCCTTTTCTGTGATCCGCGGGATAACCCACGTGATTCCGTTGACCTCTAATACCTTTCGAATGGCATATAAGTCCGATATGTCCTCTTTTTCAAGAAAAAAAGAAGTTGCAAGTCTCCCCAAGTGTTCTTCTTTATTGGAAACATAGACCCCGTCTCCATGTTTACTGGTTAAGTAACCCATCGCCTCTAACATCTTATATGCTTCTCTCACGGAATTTCGGCTTACTCCCAGCAGTTCTGCCATTTGCCGTTCACCCGGAAGTCTTTCCCCTTGTTTAAACTTCTCCTCGTGAATCAGCTGTTTGATATAATCCAATACAATACTAGAAACTCCTTTTCGATTTAGCTTAAAACTTTCATACACAGATCACACCTCTTCAAACGGTTTCTCGCAAGCAGCCTTTTTAATCGACATGTTTAGATTGATAGTTTTAAATTTACTAGAATCAGCGGCTAGTGCCTGAGGGAATGCCACTCCAACTCTCTCAGCTAACGATTGCAGTTCATTGTCTACTGCTTTAGATAGAAAAATCCCCTCTTTAGTTCGTTTTTGCCATTCGCTGTATCTTCTTTCTCCAGGAAAAAGAATGTCAGTAACATTGGGCTGCTTCGGTACGTTTTTCATCTCTTCTAAGAAGGCTGTCATAATCTGTTGGAAGTGATTAATCGGCATAAACTTCTCGATATCAAAGAGGACAAAAAAGTGACCGACATTAGCCTTTTCTTCTATTTCTTCATAAATGCTTCTGACGTGAGGACCATAGACAGCACCAGAAATCACACCAGCAAAAATTTCAACTGCTAATGCTAAGGCAAATCCTTTTGCTCCTCCCATTGGCAGAACAGCTCCCTGCAATGCTTTGCATGGGTCCTCTGTATCAAATCCTTGTTCATCAATTGCCCATCCTTTTGGGATAGAATCTCCTTGTTTTGCAGCCAAAATAATTTTGCCTCTAGCTACCACACTCGTTGACATATCAATAATGATGGGCTTTTCATTGCTTGCAGGGAAGCCGAAAGCAATTGGATTCGTACCAAAAAATGGTTTTATGCCTCCCCATGGCGGAATGCCTGGTGGTGAGTTAGTAAAAACCATGGAGGCGACCTGTTCGGTACAAGCAAGCTGACAATAATAAGAGGCTGCCCCAAAATGATTACTATTTCGAACTCCTACTGCAGCAACCCCTGTCTCTTTCGCGAGCTTAATTCCTTCTTGGATCGCTATAAAACTCGTAATTTGACCGAGACCGTTATCCCCATCTACCAACAGAACGGATGTCCCTTTTTTCTCCACCTTCACGTTCGGTGTTGCATTAATCGTTTTTGTTTCCATCATCCTTTTCGCATAGATACAGATCCTGCTAATACCGTGACTATCAACCCCTTCCAGGTTTGCCCTGACTAAAGCGTCTGCAGCTATTTTGGCATATGGTTCAGAAACACCTATCGAAATAAATACCTCTTGAGCAAACATTTGTAAGTCCTCTGCCCGATAAATAGGCAACCTGATCCCTCCTTTTTTGAAACTGTATTCTAAGCCAGTTTGCCCTTATTCTCATTTATTCGTTTTTCAATAGCAAAATGTATAATGATTTCAGATTGAACAAAGGACGGGTTTCCCTTCAAGTACTTTTCCGACTTCTTCGGCGACCAGCTCTGATGTCCGGAGCTGTGATTCCTCAGTTAAACCGGCAATATGAGGGGTCAGCACTATTTTTTCATTTGAAAGTAATGGATTCTCAGGATGAATGGGCTCTGTTTCGATGACATCCAGATACGCACCACTAATAACTTGATTTTCGGCTGCTGCTAGCAAATCCTGTTCATTAATGATGCCGCCTCTTGATGTATTGATGATAAAAGCAGTAGATTTCATTTGCTGAAGATTTTGTATTGACAGGAGATTCCTGGTTTCATTCGTCAGAGGAACATGAATGGATACAAAATCTGATTGGGTCAGTAATTCATTCAGTGAGACAGGCTGGACATTAAGTTCATTGAGGACATAATCAAATTTAGAAACAAAGGGATCATATCCTACCACATGTAAACCAAAACTGTTTGCCCGTTTGGCAACCCGCTTTGCAATCTCTCCCAATCCGATCAGACCTAGTGTCTTTCCTGATATTTCAAATCCGGTAAATTGTTTTCGATTCCAGTTACCTTTATGTACATCACTGTTTGCTTGAAAAAGTTTTCGGCTTGCATCAAACATGGCAGCAAACACATATTCAGCAACCGATGTGGCATTGGCATTCTTTGCATAGACAATTCTGACATTTTTTGCCTTAGCTGCTGGAATATCAATATTATCCATCCCTACCCCAAGTCTTCCGATCACCTTTAATTGAGGAGCTTGGTCCAGCAGTTCCTCATTGACATTGGTTTGATTCCGTACAACGAGTGCATCCGCATCTTGAATCTTTTCAAAAAGCAAGTCCTTCTGCCAAAGCTGGGGATCATAGACGACGTCACCAAACTGTTTTAATAGGTGTAAGCCATTTTCCCAAATCATTTCGGTAATTAAGATTTTCATTTAGTCCTCCTCCAATACCAGTGGAAAGGAGGAGGCCCCGCCAAAAGTGGTCTGCAGCCACTTTATTTCGGAAGCCTCTACTCCTGCTTGTTAAATACTGATTCCTACGCGATGGATAGCAAAGCCCGTTTGTTCCTTTAGGATTTCGGACTTTGTTAATTTACCATTACAAGTTTCCAAAACTTCGTCATATACAAGATTGCCTGCTTCTTCAATCGTAAGGGTATCATCAAATATTCCGCTTAAATCCAATTCCATAGTATCCTGCATAAATTGGAAGGATTCTGCATTTCCGGTAATTTTAATCGTAGGCATAATCGGGTGAGAAATCGTATGACCACCGCCTGTGCTGAACACAAGAATTTGCGCACCTGCAGCCGCAATGCCCGTAATGGATTCACTGCCATGGCCAGGAGTATCCATCACATAGACACCTGGTTCCTTTCTTGTACAAAGCTGAGCGTATTCGAGCCCATCAATAATCGGAGCTTTTCCGGATTTCATATAAGCACCAAGCGATTTTTCTTCAATCGTACTTAAACCGCCGAGAATGTTATCCCCTGTTGGCTGTGAACCGCGAATGTCTTCCCCGCTTTCTAAAGCACGGCGCTCAATTCTGTTAATATACCCAACGATTTTGTCCCCGACTTCTTTCGAAACGGCACGGTCCCGGATGAAGCCTTCTGCACCCATAAGCTCCATCGTTTCTGCTAAGATCGATCTTCCTCCCTGGCTTACAATTCGATCTGAACATACGCCCAGTGCCATATTAGAGCCAATCCCTGAACTCGTATCTGAAGTACCGCAGTTAAGTCCGAACAGGAGGTTGGAAACGCTTACCTTTTCGCGCACTTGTGTAGACAGTTTGCGCTTTAAGAGCATCGCTTTTCGTGTTGCTTCGGCTGTAGCTTCTATCGCACCGTGTGATTTACGGATATTAACCACTTCAACCGGCTTGCCTGTTTTAGCAATTTGATGAGCAATTTCATCAGCTGTACATCCTTCTTCCCGGAAATGGTCAATTACGACTACTCCCCCTACATTTGGGTTCATCCCTGTCGCAACAAGGGTATTAAAAGTATTTCTTAAGTCTGGCCGCACCTGACATCGTCCCAGCGGATGAGTAATTGCGACGGCGCCTTCAATCGTATTGGCGACTCTTTCTGCTGTTGAGTTCGCATATACCGTTCCAGAAAGAATTAATAGTGTATTGCGAATACCGACTGTATCATTCGTACGGACATAACCGTAAAAGTAATCCATCTTATACACGCTCCCCTACTGTTTCTTGGTCCTTTTTATATAAATCTCCGCGGCCCCTGTTGCTTTCAATGTTGTGAATATGCACATGGTCCCCCACCATGATATCCTCCGTAGCTGTTCCAATACTGAGGCCATATTTATAGATGGTTTCTCCTTTCTTTACAGGGCGAATTGCAATTTTATGCCCATATGGAATATCCTTCAAAACTTTAATTGCCTTTTCTTGCCCGTTAATTTCAACGGTAATTTCTCTTCCTTCTGTCATGGTTCGGCTAATGACTGTACCCGTATTGTCCTTCGGATCGATAACATGTACCTCTCTTGCCATTAAAGTCCCTCCCTATTTATTGGTAAATCTTATATTTTGGTTGGTGGCATAGTGGTCATTTGGACCAACCAATGTCTATCCAACGCCATTTAATCACAGCCATTATAATTGTGCAATAGATTCTAAAAATTTTGACATATTTGAATTCTTAATAGATACTATTAAATAACTCAATAATTTTTTCCCCTCGTCTTGTGCTATTTTATTAAGTAGGACTTAACCAAACGAGGGGGATTCATGATGGAAGATGTTAAAGTTAGGCAACCCGAACAGCCGACCCCTTTCTTAACAGAAAAGAGAAAACGGTATATACATGGGTTAATACGAGGGGTTGTTTTAACGTTTGTTCTTACACTTATAGCGGACCAAATGGCAGCATTGCCCTTTTTCTCAATAGCAGGGATCATGATTATTTCTGTTCTGCTGGGGATGACATGGAGCAGCTTAATGGGGGCGCAAGCAAATGCAAGTATTGGCATTGGTTTTAGCAGCAAGTACTTATTAAGACTCGGTATTATTCTAATGGGATTACGACTGAATCTAACCGAGATTGCAGCAGCGGGAGTTTCCGTTATTATAATTGATGTCATCGTGGTTGCTTTTACACTGGTCATTATGATCTATTTAGGCAAGGCTTTTAATATTGATCAGCACTT of the Bacillus oleivorans genome contains:
- a CDS encoding UxaA family hydrolase, which produces MAREVHVIDPKDNTGTVISRTMTEGREITVEINGQEKAIKVLKDIPYGHKIAIRPVKKGETIYKYGLSIGTATEDIMVGDHVHIHNIESNRGRGDLYKKDQETVGERV
- a CDS encoding tripartite tricarboxylate transporter TctB family protein; its protein translation is MQAGQRVVHDVVSSVILIIIAVIALWETRGLTEMSYVFPRTVGAILLVLSIAYFILSLKKREEKKLFQDLDGKKVMVMSLSMIGYCILIGLVGFFAASLLYIGYISWWLQKGEEEKSNKRKLIHASLASVVVTVSFFILFQYIFLVPLPIGVLFGG
- a CDS encoding tripartite tricarboxylate transporter permease, yielding MFDLLPVIFSSLIDPINILFMFAGVMAGIIVGALPGLTATMALALLLPFTWTMEPETSLITLGGLYIGGIYGGSISAILVNTPGTPSAIATTFDGYQLTKQGKASYALAAAAVSSGIGGVIGGFALLFLTPVLASLALKFGPPEYFWVAILGLTMISTLSSGSMLKGLIGGCIGLLLGTIGISPVGGESRYTFGFPELQAGLEMVVLLIAFFCIPEVISMISNKIESQKTLKKEKGVAKTIFFYIIKKPIFILRSSVIGIITGIIPGAGGNVAALLSYDAAVRFSKEKDSFGKGNIDGVMAAETSNNAEVGGSLVPLLSLGIPGAAPAAVILGALMMQGIQPGPNLMQEHSGLVYTFLVAFIIANVVMLFLGLFSSRYIGKVIALPTYILAPSIIFLTVVGSYALRNNFFDIALVVGFGILAYIMKNAGFNPAPIVLGLILGPIAETGLTQSMLLANAKGSTFELFFTRPISVVLIVLCVLSLLGPIISSILKAKSEKSNPEISG
- a CDS encoding UxaA family hydrolase — protein: MDYFYGYVRTNDTVGIRNTLLILSGTVYANSTAERVANTIEGAVAITHPLGRCQVRPDLRNTFNTLVATGMNPNVGGVVVIDHFREEGCTADEIAHQIAKTGKPVEVVNIRKSHGAIEATAEATRKAMLLKRKLSTQVREKVSVSNLLFGLNCGTSDTSSGIGSNMALGVCSDRIVSQGGRSILAETMELMGAEGFIRDRAVSKEVGDKIVGYINRIERRALESGEDIRGSQPTGDNILGGLSTIEEKSLGAYMKSGKAPIIDGLEYAQLCTRKEPGVYVMDTPGHGSESITGIAAAGAQILVFSTGGGHTISHPIMPTIKITGNAESFQFMQDTMELDLSGIFDDTLTIEEAGNLVYDEVLETCNGKLTKSEILKEQTGFAIHRVGISI
- a CDS encoding Ldh family oxidoreductase; translated protein: MPIYRAEDLQMFAQEVFISIGVSEPYAKIAADALVRANLEGVDSHGISRICIYAKRMMETKTINATPNVKVEKKGTSVLLVDGDNGLGQITSFIAIQEGIKLAKETGVAAVGVRNSNHFGAASYYCQLACTEQVASMVFTNSPPGIPPWGGIKPFFGTNPIAFGFPASNEKPIIIDMSTSVVARGKIILAAKQGDSIPKGWAIDEQGFDTEDPCKALQGAVLPMGGAKGFALALAVEIFAGVISGAVYGPHVRSIYEEIEEKANVGHFFVLFDIEKFMPINHFQQIMTAFLEEMKNVPKQPNVTDILFPGERRYSEWQKRTKEGIFLSKAVDNELQSLAERVGVAFPQALAADSSKFKTINLNMSIKKAACEKPFEEV
- a CDS encoding tripartite tricarboxylate transporter substrate binding protein, with the translated sequence MKKVYGLFLFVAGLYLLAACSTNAGGSEDVSDYPSKSITYSLPFEPGGQSDVEARRQQPYLEEYLGEKIVIQYKPGGGGAVGWSELANKDPDGYFLSGMNIPHIILQPLSNKDTGYKTEDIVPVVIMQATPIGIAVSKDSEINTVEDLVNKAKENPGSITVAGSGTYTGHHMAFLEFQELAGIKMQYIPFDGGAPSLQAFLGKNTEVLLGNSNDLVTYKDEMKILAIGSEETFDPLPDVPTFKELGYDMTAGIDRGVAVPPGTDPEIIKVLEKAFLDILEEPGVKDQMYEEGFEPKTMGHEASKEYIQEKKEQYTRILEDMEG
- a CDS encoding hydroxyacid dehydrogenase — encoded protein: MKILITEMIWENGLHLLKQFGDVVYDPQLWQKDLLFEKIQDADALVVRNQTNVNEELLDQAPQLKVIGRLGVGMDNIDIPAAKAKNVRIVYAKNANATSVAEYVFAAMFDASRKLFQANSDVHKGNWNRKQFTGFEISGKTLGLIGLGEIAKRVAKRANSFGLHVVGYDPFVSKFDYVLNELNVQPVSLNELLTQSDFVSIHVPLTNETRNLLSIQNLQQMKSTAFIINTSRGGIINEQDLLAAAENQVISGAYLDVIETEPIHPENPLLSNEKIVLTPHIAGLTEESQLRTSELVAEEVGKVLEGKPVLCSI
- a CDS encoding FadR/GntR family transcriptional regulator yields the protein MYESFKLNRKGVSSIVLDYIKQLIHEEKFKQGERLPGERQMAELLGVSRNSVREAYKMLEAMGYLTSKHGDGVYVSNKEEHLGRLATSFFLEKEDISDLYAIRKVLEVNGITWVIPRITEKDLRELSAIVDNAKGLIKENASIEQLSNLDHKFHLTLARLSGNSFLFRIMMSLIDLLEEMRIQSMKIPGRVSQSVQEHQEIVDALKTRDPELAKEAMLNHLVSVEKSLIHNMSQEEADSFPEK